A portion of the Paenibacillus sp. PvR098 genome contains these proteins:
- a CDS encoding MgtC/SapB family protein, translating into MNDPWTIDTLHITLRLLLALLLGGVIGIEREQNNRAAGLRTHILVCLGSTLIMLLSMYGFSEFAKLDNVRLDPARLAAQVISGIGFLGAGTILFTGKSITGLTTAASLWVVAAIGLAVGAGFYYAAGLTCALALISLFLLNLVEQKYFHTKKLRFLKLEATDSPSLLGRVVAMLSKQGNAIQKLSVEEIPGEQGNRIQITLTLRLAKDIKMAQTVEELMSLDGVSSVSCD; encoded by the coding sequence ATGAATGATCCGTGGACAATTGATACGCTGCATATCACTCTTCGTTTACTGTTAGCCTTATTGTTAGGCGGAGTCATTGGGATCGAACGGGAACAAAACAACCGTGCGGCAGGACTGCGTACTCACATTCTCGTATGTCTTGGGTCTACACTCATCATGCTGTTATCTATGTATGGGTTTTCCGAATTCGCTAAGCTGGATAACGTACGTTTGGATCCTGCCCGACTCGCGGCGCAAGTGATTAGCGGCATCGGGTTTTTAGGGGCGGGTACGATTCTTTTTACTGGTAAGTCTATAACCGGGCTTACGACGGCGGCTTCTTTGTGGGTTGTCGCAGCCATTGGCCTTGCTGTTGGCGCCGGTTTTTATTATGCTGCGGGGCTTACCTGTGCGCTTGCTTTGATCAGCCTTTTTTTATTGAATCTCGTCGAGCAAAAATACTTCCATACGAAGAAATTACGCTTTTTGAAGTTGGAGGCTACAGATAGTCCCAGTCTGCTTGGACGGGTCGTCGCTATGCTCAGCAAACAAGGTAATGCGATTCAAAAGCTTTCCGTTGAAGAAATTCCCGGGGAACAAGGGAACCGGATCCAGATTACTTTAACGCTTCGCTTGGCCAAAGATATTAAGATGGCCCAAACGGTGGAAGAACTGATGAGCTTGGACGGAGTAAGCTCTGTTTCGTGTGATTAA
- the gatB gene encoding Asp-tRNA(Asn)/Glu-tRNA(Gln) amidotransferase subunit GatB, whose protein sequence is MTAATDKKYETVIGLEVHVELHTKSKIFCGCSTAFGAPPNTHTCPVCLGHPGVLPVLNKQAVEYAMKAAMALNCQVATESKFDRKNYFYPDSPKAYQISQYDKPVGEHGWIEIEVNGETKRIGITRVHLEEDAGKLTHVDGGYATLADYNRVGTPLIEIVSEPDLRSPEEARAYLEKIKAIMQYCDVSDVKMEEGSLRCDANISLRPFGQKEFGTKAELKNMNSFRGVQRGLEYEEWRQADVLEGGGNVVQETRRWDEAQGKTLTMRSKEQAHDYRYFPDPDLVSMHIDEEWKARVLASIPELPDARKKRYVDEYGLPSYDAEVITSSIKVADFFEESLNFTKDAKAVSNWIMGDLLGYLNANNLELGDVKITGKGLGEMIGLLEKGTISSKIAKTVFKSMLETGKDPQTIVEEQGLVQISDEGAIKAVVDQIVSNNPQSVADFKAGKEKAVGFLVGQVMKETKGKANPGLVNKLIIERLNS, encoded by the coding sequence GTGACAGCAGCAACCGATAAGAAATACGAAACGGTCATAGGACTTGAGGTGCACGTAGAGCTGCACACGAAATCCAAAATTTTCTGCGGCTGCTCCACCGCATTTGGAGCTCCGCCGAACACGCATACGTGTCCGGTTTGTTTAGGACATCCCGGCGTGCTTCCCGTGCTGAACAAGCAGGCGGTGGAATATGCCATGAAGGCAGCGATGGCGCTCAATTGCCAGGTTGCAACGGAAAGCAAATTTGACCGAAAAAACTATTTTTACCCCGACTCCCCTAAGGCTTACCAGATTTCACAGTATGACAAGCCTGTGGGCGAGCATGGCTGGATCGAGATCGAAGTGAACGGCGAGACGAAGCGTATCGGCATTACGCGTGTGCATTTGGAGGAAGATGCGGGCAAGCTTACTCACGTGGACGGTGGTTATGCTACGCTTGCCGACTACAACCGGGTAGGCACTCCGCTGATCGAAATCGTATCCGAGCCGGATCTCCGCTCTCCCGAGGAAGCGCGGGCTTACCTGGAGAAAATCAAGGCGATCATGCAGTACTGCGACGTTTCCGACGTGAAGATGGAGGAAGGGTCCCTTCGCTGCGACGCAAACATTAGTTTACGGCCGTTCGGACAGAAGGAATTCGGTACGAAAGCCGAGCTCAAGAACATGAACTCGTTCCGCGGCGTACAGCGCGGCCTGGAATACGAGGAGTGGAGACAGGCTGACGTGCTCGAAGGCGGGGGTAATGTCGTGCAAGAGACGCGCCGCTGGGATGAGGCACAGGGCAAGACGCTGACGATGCGCAGCAAAGAGCAGGCCCACGACTATCGTTATTTCCCGGACCCGGACTTGGTATCCATGCATATCGACGAGGAGTGGAAAGCACGGGTGCTTGCGTCAATTCCTGAGCTGCCAGATGCGCGCAAAAAGCGTTACGTGGACGAATATGGTCTGCCGAGCTACGATGCGGAGGTTATTACCTCTTCCATCAAGGTGGCTGATTTCTTCGAGGAAAGCTTGAACTTTACGAAAGACGCTAAGGCGGTTTCCAACTGGATTATGGGAGACCTGCTCGGGTATTTGAACGCAAACAACCTGGAGCTTGGCGACGTGAAAATTACCGGTAAAGGTCTTGGAGAAATGATTGGCCTTTTGGAAAAGGGGACGATCAGCAGCAAAATCGCTAAAACCGTATTCAAGTCCATGCTGGAAACCGGCAAAGATCCTCAGACCATTGTTGAAGAGCAGGGTCTGGTGCAAATCAGCGACGAAGGGGCGATTAAAGCCGTTGTCGATCAGATTGTAAGCAATAACCCGCAATCGGTTGCCGATTTTAAAGCGGGCAAAGAAAAAGCGGTCGGGTTCTTGGTTGGACAAGTCATGAAGGAAACCAAAGGCAAAGCCAACCCTGGATTGGTGAACAAGCTGATAATCGAACGCCTTAACAGTTAA
- a CDS encoding GNAT family N-acetyltransferase, translating to MIRAIDLADMQEVLAFLLLQQTAYRVEAERIGFDEIPPLFDSPQSLRDSGESFFGYYEGSKLHGAAACKQSPKEVVICRMMVHPDCFRRGIASKLLKHLEQFALPGMKMIVYTGTNNTPAVGLYDKHGYEPFHMQLLAPGITLTQFQKML from the coding sequence ATGATTCGTGCAATCGATTTGGCTGATATGCAGGAGGTGCTTGCTTTCCTATTGCTGCAGCAAACCGCTTACCGGGTGGAGGCGGAACGGATCGGCTTTGATGAGATTCCTCCTCTGTTTGATTCTCCGCAGAGCCTGCGGGATTCCGGGGAATCATTCTTCGGCTATTATGAAGGCAGCAAGCTCCATGGTGCCGCGGCATGTAAGCAGAGCCCCAAGGAGGTCGTCATTTGCCGCATGATGGTGCATCCGGACTGCTTCCGCCGCGGTATCGCAAGCAAGCTTCTGAAGCACCTCGAGCAATTCGCGCTGCCAGGCATGAAAATGATCGTATACACGGGTACGAACAATACACCCGCCGTTGGGCTGTATGATAAGCATGGCTACGAACCGTTTCATATGCAGCTATTGGCTCCCGGGATCACATTAACGCAGTTTCAGAAAATGTTGTAA